DNA sequence from the Acanthochromis polyacanthus isolate Apoly-LR-REF ecotype Palm Island chromosome 5, KAUST_Apoly_ChrSc, whole genome shotgun sequence genome:
aactaaaacttacgtgacagtttcacgaatccccatGAGACCGGGTTGACTATcagccttggtggaggtctgcgctctcccaGTGTTCTTCTAGTTTTCTTGCTGTCATCAGCCTGAAGCATCTTCTCAATCTCTTGATCCCACTGGTCGTCTTTGTTGTCTGTCTCAGTCACCACCTCATACTCCTGAAGCTCTTGCTGCAGTTCCTTCTCCCAGTCTGCGGACTCATCGTCAGGAGAAGGGGGGCTGTCCTTCTTATCCAGCACCAGCTGCTCCATCTCTTTCCTCAGGTCCTCCTGGTTGATGGCCGTCGAGTCGAAAGCGTCGCTCACAAACTCAGACACTCCGCGTTGacatctcctcctcttcttcctgagGTGGCTTCTGTAAGTCGTTGATGGACACCGGTGGAGTTTTTGGTCTGACATTGTCTGTTAAGACGACGTCCTTAGGTGAAACACCGTCGCCGCTGTCCCGTTGCTGCTGCTGGGCTGCCAGCGCTGTGAGCTGAGCTGACTGCTTGATCAGAGACACCCGGTAGAAATAATTCCTCCAAAACACCTCCTCCTTCACATGTTTGAGAACCAGGTCAAAGCGCATCCGGTTGAGGAGCTGATCTTCCTCCAGCATCACTGCAGCCAGAGGATACATGTGTTCCATGTCGAAGTGGAACTGAACACCAGCTGGTGGGTCCCGCAAGAAGTTCCTCTTGTCAGTCGACAGCGCCAGAATCTGTTGCTGGATCGTCTCTTCCTCATTGTAGCCGACCCACGGAGGCACTGCTGCTTCTGATTTCTTTGCCTTCTTCTCTTGGACAAATTTCTCTTGTTCCTTTTGGAAGTCTCCTAAAAAGGTCTTGTCTATGATGACATCAATTTTCCCCTCCTCCACGCTCTTCTTGATGGTCTGAGCGGTCTCTGCCACAGACTCTGAGATCTTCTTGGTGGCACTGGAAGCGAAGCTGAAGATGTAATCTCCCAGTCCTTTGCCCTGCTCCGAGTTTTCCTGGTTCGCCTCTTGATCTTCGTCCTGCTCAActggctgctgtttgtttacctCGTTCTGAGCCTCCACCACCTTTTCTTCCTGCTCCACTATCAGCTCTTCTTTGTCATCCGACGACTTGGTGTATGTCAGGTTCTCCAGACCCAGCCACGTCCCTAAACCTCGGAACATCCTGCTGGAAACAAACCGTCGCTGTggaatgaagaaaaacaggaaaaaaaaaacaattcgaGCAGCAGGAGACTGGGGACTTTATGCAACCGGGAACTCTTGGCACTGCATTCTGGTTTGACCATGTGCATGCCGGACCTGGCAGCAAGGAGTTGCAGCAGTCGATGCGTAATAATACGAGAGCTTGTACCTGGAGTTCAGCCGCATGTTCAGACAGGAATGAGTTGATTTCTCTGATGTTGTACAGGGTGAATTGACATGACGGAGCAACAGAGGACAGATGAGCCTTGAAGCTGAGTTGGTCACCAATCATTACACTTTTACTCACATACAAACTGATATCAGTGTGTCATGATTAGAAGTCTCCCACTGCATACGACCACGAGGTCACAAATCAACAACGGAGATGCTCCTTCATGAACCTGCTGAAATCTTTGTGTTCCGACAAGGCCCTAAAATGTATGTGTGAAGAGTTCAcaatgtcacacacacagatgcagagcactacagtatGCCCCAGATGCGTAATTATATTTCTGGTGTCAAACCATTGTCTGTGGACTGCAAAGGCTGGGTTATACTTTCCGCACCAACGAGACCACTGAAATAAGCTGCACAGAAATCCGCACAAGAGACCGCGTGTGCATTTATACTCCGTGTGGcatctgctcccaaactgcaggggaCAGTGATTCGCAAACACATATGTACCTGCTCTACTCTAGTACTAAActagagtagaagaagtttAACATTGTTTACACTACTTACAGCATGGCATTTAGCCGAATagttgcatttcagcagttGGTTTTAATTTCACACATGATTTTTTCATAACCCGGTTGTCACGttgatctctgtgtgatgacTTGTATGAGTGCACATATTTCTAGACTTCAGCTACGAGTAGGTCCTGATCCTCTACCATGTTTTTCCGTGCGTCTCCGTCCGCTTTGTTTAGAAAACTGTAGAGGTGCACAGAGCGAAAATTTTCCGCACAGAAAGGCTGCTCGAGTGGGTGTGGGTGCGAAAATTACGCAATTTTTCCGCACGGAGCAGCACGGACCTCGTGGACGCAGAAAGAATAAAACAAGCTTAATGCAAGACTGATCAGTATTGCATGGCTCTgaccagtggcggctggtggtgaaatttgttgggtgggctaaaaaatgcataataccgattaaatggttaacacagctgtaaaagcaacatcacctatgatacacacagttacatcaattacaggtacactatacttttttagtgctctacatcaacattctctctcactcactcacacacacaccactacaaaatgtgttccaactgcaacgactgcccatagatagcctgctgcaactgtcttattacaactgtttggcgacatgtagtgcaaaacacgccttcagtacaacagatgacctcagcaaaaacaaggtgtcacagtcctttaacaaggtcaacatgggcctaccttatttgaaaagaagctcacattgacggccgatgtgatcccagtctcttaacttccagcttttcctccaaagacattgaggaaaatggacatgaaagcaaataatccacctcgttcatgctaacgcccgccgtAGCTcaaccttttctcgctgcgtcaaaggccagtgggctgactgaagttagcccaaatgatcagtaaatcacaggggtgggacatgacacctgtcaatcacttacaagaacgaaatgaatgaaagccaccGCTGTATTAACTcactgctattggtcaaaagtcagtggcctgtgggctgcctgaagttagcccaaatgatcagtaaatcacgggggcgggacacgacacctgtcaatcacttacaagaccgaaatgaatgaaagcggactgtatctgctggggctgtaaaaaataagcccgtttagagatattctatgtttttcttttgactgattgatgctgttgctacctttggtttcacctaaacttaaaacaatctgttgtaagttatttgaaaaattattttctcatcttttttgtgttggcctgggagttCTTAGCCCTGTTAggccatttataccagccgtccctggctctgacacacccacacacacacacacacacacacacacacacacacacacacacacacacacacacacacacacacacacacacacacacacacacacacaggaagttGCTCAAGCCGACTGTAATTTCATTCAGATACTCTGTTCTTTCaatcgtgtgtgtgtttgagtgtatGTGTATCTGAGGACAGTTATTGTGATGTACACAGTCACCATCTAGTGGCTGATGTAAGTAGTGGCTGCTAGTGCAGAACTTCAGCCTACTGAACATATGAATTTACATGAAATTCATATTTCATTAGGAATTATTGGATGGATAATCTTAATAttacattcaggaaaaaaacaatgtaCTATTCATGTAATTAGTTATGGGTGTAAGATCCAGTGTCCAAGATGGCGGCTCACTTCCATGACGCGATGGTGAATGTCACTTTCTACTGTCATGGTAATGGGCTGCCAAAGGCAGAGGCAGCATTGTGTCCACAAGTTGGTGTGAAAGACTGGACAGGAAGTACTGACTGTGTTAAACCAAGAGCACTCACAGAAGGATGGTTTGCCTCCACATTCCATAACTGTCACATTTGGTTTTATGTTGTGGTGGAGGTTTTGGTTTCTTGTGGATGAAGCCTGGACAGGCATAAAGAGGATGACTGTCTTTACACCTCCAGCAAAATACTTGAGACACACAAGGTTGCTCTGCAGGTGAGGGGTGAGACTGATGTGAGGGTACAGATTCTCCCTTTTCCTTttgtttaattagttttttttcccgttGGTCATATTGTGTTTGCCTGTGCTTATCTTTCTCCAGCTGCTGTCCCAATTTGACCAGTTCCTCCACTGTATTGACCCTGTTCCGCAATTGACTGGCCATGTGGGGATTAATGTTCCTGAGTGGCAGCATAAAGAACGATACATATAAGTTAGGTTTCGCGCACTGTTACCCTCACCTTGGATTTACGTGCACATTCTTTCTGCCAGCTTGTCCTCATAATCcttagaaagaaaagcagagaggAATTTTGACTGGAAAGTGTGTTGACACAAGCATGTCCCACCAATCCCTAGCTGTACCAAACagcacatttctgaaaatgatcCTTCTCATCAGACAGTGGATTAAGAGACAGAAAATCTATACattcagggttctcaccagaattttttttcagcataacgGCAGGTCCTCGTGCACGCACAATAGATGGGAACGGGTCAATcaacaggaaagtacggctgaggtggggagacataaattaacctagataggcacccagtcgttaaaaacaaacgcacatggcgttatctgtcagaATAACaacgcagcggccctaatcacagtgttaacccttcctgttcggcccccgaccgtggtcaagaagcccggggttaacccccttcacttcatcagcagccatagaggcaaagacacaggagcccagccgtatcgaagaacactgcagcctttattgtctatcaacagtgGCTAAACCGCACAGTACCGCACAGTaccgcacagtaccgccaacccagcaactacacaccttctctcctcctctaccgaactgccgtctctctcgctcgcgctgcattcagggtcgctaggacatctcgctctcctcctctctcacactcacacacgctgctctctctccctgtctcatgatggagccacacactctcataacaatattttaaactgaTAGCGTAatgggccgttacgctgaaatgcgctggcgagaaccctgacaTTTCTCCAAGTACAGCAGTGGGTCTGAACTGTCCTCCATTCTGCCAAAAGTAGGGAACTGCAGCTTAAGAGGaaatgcaataataaaaaaaaaacaatggaaaaacaGCAGACAATGTAGGTCCGCTGTTTCTCACAAGGGCAGCCAACTCGTCAGTCTTGTTGTTTTGAGAGTTCACATTTCCCAAAAGTACAGAGGGAACAGCGGgcttgtacacacgtggacaaaattgttggtacccctcagttaaagaaggaaaaacccacaattctcactgaaatcacttgaaactcacaaaagtaacaataaataaaaatttattgaaaattaaataatcaaaatcagccatcacttttgaattgttgattaacataattatttaaaaaaacaaactaatgaaatagggctggacaaaaatgatggtacccataacttaatattttgttgcacaaccttttgaggcaatcactgcaattaaacgatttctgtatttgtcaatgagcgttctgcagctgtcaacaggtattttggcccactcctcatgagcaaacagctccagttgtctcaggtttgatgggtgtcttctccaaatggcatgtttcagctccttccacatatgttcaatgggattcagatctgggctcatagaaggccactttagaatagtccaacgcttttctctcagccattcttgggtgtttttggctgtgtgttttggatcgttgtcctgttggaagacccatgacctgcgactgagaccaagctttctgacactaggcagcacatttctctccagaatgccttgatagtcttcagatttcatcgtaccttgcacactttcaagacaccctgtgccagatgcagcaaagcagccccaaaacattactgagcctcctcaatgtttcaccgtagggacagtgttcttttcttcgtatgcttggtttttgagtctatgaacatagagttgatgtgccttaccaaaaagctccagtttggtctcatctgtccaaaggacattctcccagaagctttgtggcttgtcaacatgcatttttgcaaattccagtctggcttttttatgagtttttttcagcagtggtgtcctccttggtcgtctcccatgaagtccactttggctcaaacaacgacgaatggtgcgatctgacactgatgtaccttggccttggagttcacctttaatttctttggaggttgctctgggctctttggatacaattccaacgatccgtctcttcaatttgtcatcaattttcctcttgcggccacgtccagggaggttggctactgtcccgtgggtcttgaa
Encoded proteins:
- the LOC110945642 gene encoding LOW QUALITY PROTEIN: synapse-associated protein 1-like (The sequence of the model RefSeq protein was modified relative to this genomic sequence to represent the inferred CDS: inserted 2 bases in 1 codon), whose translation is MFRGLGTWLGLENLTYTKSSDDKEELIVEQEEKVVEAQNEVNKQQPVEQDEDQEANQENSEQGKGLGDYIFSFASSATKKISESVAETAQTIKKSVEEGKIDVIIDKTFLGDFQKEQEKFVQEKKAKKSEAAVPPWVGYNEEETIQQQILALSTDKRNFLRDPPAGVQFHFDMEHMYPLAAVMLEEDQLLNRMRFDLVLKHVKEEVFWRNYFYRVSLIKQSAQLTALAAQQQQRDSGDGVSPKDVVLTDNVRPKTPPVSINDLQKPPQEEEEEMSTXGVSEFVSDAFDSTAINQEDLRKEMEQLVLDKKDSPPSPDDESADWEKELQQELQEYEVVTETDNKDDQWDQEIEKMLQADDSKKTRRTLGERRPPPRLIVNPVSWGFVKLSRKF